One stretch of Cheilinus undulatus linkage group 5, ASM1832078v1, whole genome shotgun sequence DNA includes these proteins:
- the LOC121509223 gene encoding macrophage-expressed gene 1 protein-like: MKTAGTLLALSLLHLCSSVSISRPTNWLRQCRASSDTPITALEVLPGGGWDNLRNMDMGRVMNMSYFQCQTTEDGIYLIPDEVFVIPDKETGVETNSEIISSWQEQKSSTSNSINVEVSFYSVLNAKFSKENTRMKTHQVKDSSTTARVQIRDLIYTVKAYPDFTLDTRFAQQVKEIASAIENNQTRHANYLSEMMVLDYGTHVITSVDAGAALVSEDYLSSSYVSNGTSESSSIKAQAGLNFFDKVKFDISSNNTKQSSSLSTYQSNIQYSLIQSHGGVPFYPGISLQKWQESIKNNLVAIDRSGLPLHYFINTNTLPDLPQPTIGKVALTLSRAIERYYKINMRPGCVKVNSKNFNFQANVDDSSCEGPATNLSFGGVYQECHPISSDADPLCDALAQRNPDTGDFSCRPPYTPTLLRSEVRQQGYTSRSCFLFFCWDEYYVRSAYINTYWCSVNGKAPDNSGYLFGGIYSPSLLNPLTNAKSCPQSFIPVKFLSDGQMICLSKDYEVGSMYAVPFGGLFSCQSSNPLASFQNRCPLTFSQHLATVSDGCEILYCVQSGLFTGGELLPIHLPPFTKPPLISMQATKTMMVMTEGDKNWVRIGQTKSWKLVKPEEIKEIMQKINPGLNGMSSGEKAGVVFGVIGMMVLVVVVVVLVKRRRGLSGFRATRGYAEIRGEDEQHEEERVTEQDEV; encoded by the exons ATGAAGACAGCAGGGACCCTCCTGGCTCTCTCACTCCTTCACCTCTGCTCCTCAGTCTCCATCAGCCGCCCCACCAACTGGCTCAGACAATGTCGAGCCTCGTCCGACACCCCCATCACCGCTCTGGAGGTGCTGCCCGGCGGAGGCTGGGACAACCTGCGTAACATGGACATGGGTCGAGTCATGAACATGAGCTACTTCCAGTGCCAGACCACCGAGGACGGGATCTACCTCATACCAGACGAGGTGTTTGTCATCCCAGACAAAGAGACGGGCGTGGAGACAAACTCAGAGATAATCAGCTCCTGGCAGGAGCAAAAGAGCTCAACATCAAACTCCATCAATGTTGAGGTCTCTTTTTACTCAGTGCTAAATGCCAAATTTTctaaagaaaacacaaggaTGAAAACACATCAGGTCAAAGACTCTTCAACTACAGCCAGAGTGCAG ATTCGGGACCTGATCTACACAGTAAAGGCTTATCCAGACTTCACTCTCGACACACGCTTTGCACAACAAGTCAAAGAGATCGCCAGCGCTATTGAGAACAACCAAACAAGACATGCAAACTACCTTTCAGAGATGATGGTTCTGGATTATGGGACCCATGTAATCACGAGTGTTGATGCCGGGGCTGCTTTGGTTTCAGAAGACTACCTCAGCTCCTCATATGTGTCGAATGGTACGTCAGAAAGTTCAAGCATCAAAGCACAAGCAGGGCTGAACTTCTTTGACAAAGTCAAGTTTGACATAAGTAGTAATAACACCAAACAGAGCTCCTCACTTTCGACATACCAGTCCAATATCCAGTACTCTCTCATCCAAAGCCATGGTGGCGTTCCTTTCTATCCTGGCATCTCTCTGCAGAAGTGGCAGGAAAGTATCAAGAACAACCTGGTTGCTATTGATCGCTCTGGACTTCCTCTGCATTACTTCATAAACACCAACACCCTCCCTGATCTGCCACAGCCCACCATTGGGAAAGTTGCTCTCACATTGAGTCGGGCCATAGAGCGATACTACAAGATCAACATGAGGCCAGGATGTGTGAAGGTCAACTCCAAGAACTTCAACTTCCAAGCCAACGTAGATGATTCGTCCTGTGAGGGTCCTGCTACAAACCTCAGCTTTGGTGGAGTCTACCAAGAGTGTCATCCAATCAGCTCAGATGCAGACCCTCTATGTGATGCTCTGGCCCAGAGAAACCCTGACACAGGTGATTTCTCCTGCCGTCCTCCTTACACCCCAACTTTACTGAGATCAGAAGTGAGACAGCAGGGTTACACTTCACGCTcttgcttcctctttttctgttgGGACGAGTATTATGTTCGCTCTGCATACATTAACACCTACTGGTGCTCTGTAAATGGAAAGGCCCCAGACAACTCAGGGTATCTGTTTGGAGGGATTTACAGCCCCTCTCTCCTGAACCCCCTCACCAATGCCAAAAGCTGCCCACAAAGCTTCATTCCAGTCAAGTTTCTCTCTGATGGACAGATGATCTGTCTGAGCAAAGACTACGAGGTTGGCAGCATGTATGCAGTGCCATTCGGAGGCCTCTTCAGTTGTCAGTCAAGCAACCCACTAGCCAGTTTCCAGAACCGCTGTCCTCTCACTTTCAGTCAGCATCTTGCCACAGTGAGCGATGGATGTGAAATCCTTTACTGTGTCCAGTCAGGGCTGTTCACGGGAGGGGAGCTGCTTCCCATCCATCTACCTCCATTCACTAAACCTCCACTTATCAGCATGCAAGCCACAAAGACGATGATGGTGATGACTGAAGGAGATAAGAACTGGGTCAGAATAGGGCAAACCAAGTCATGGAAATTGGTGAAACCAGAGGAAATTAAAGAAATCATGCAAAAGATCAACCCAGGACTGAATGGGATGTCTAGTGGAgagaaggctggggtggtgTTCGGGGTGATTGGGATGATGGTgctggtggtagtggtggtagTCCTGGTGAAGAGAAGGAGGGGGCTGTCTGGGTTTAGGGCCACTAGAGGCTATGCAGAGATACGTGGAGAGGATGAACAGCATGAGGAAGAAAGAGTGACAGAGCAAGATGAGGTCTGA
- the LOC121509767 gene encoding macrophage-expressed gene 1 protein-like, translating into MKTAVALLALSLLHICSSVPISRPTNWLRQCRASISTPITALEVLPGGGWDNLRNMDMGRVMNMSYFQCQTTEDGIYLIPDEVFVIPHKKTRVETISEIISSWLEQKSSTANSINADVSFHSKLNAKFSQENLRMKTHQVKDSSTTARVQVRNLIYTVKAYPDFTLDTRFAQQVKEIASAIENNQIRNADYLSEKMVLDYGTHVITSVDAGAALVQEDYLSSSYVSDSTSDSSSIKAQAGLNFFDKLKFDISSNSTQQSSSLETYRSKVQYSLIQSHGGIPFYPGITLQKWQESIKNNLVAIDRAGLPLHYFINTNTLPDLPQPTIEKVALSVSQAIERYYKINMRPGCVDINSKNFNFQANVDDSSCEGLANNLNFGGVYQECVPFSADAGPLCAPLAQKNLDTGDSSCSPPYIPTLLRSEVRQQGYTTHDCYDESYPCGFLELFDCDRQVCEDNYHVRSAHINTYWCSVNGEAPENSGYLFGGIYSPSLLNPLTNAKSCPQNFIPVKFLSDGQVICLSKDYEAGNRYAVPFGGLFSCQSSNPLANSQHRCPPKFSQHLASVSDGCEILYCVQSKAFTEGQLLPVHLPPFTKPPLVSMHANNTVLVMTEGDKSWIRGGQTSSWKLATQGEIKKSLQSLNQVLDDMSIGEQAGLICGVIGLMMVLVVAVATVLVKRRRRLSGFNAARGDEDTHGEAEQHEEERVAQQDDP; encoded by the exons ATGAAGACAGCAGTGGCCCTCCTGGCTCTCTCACTCCTTCACATCTGCTCCTCAGTCCCCATCAGCCGCCCCACCAACTGGCTCAGACAATGCCGGGCTTCCATCAGTACCCCCATCACCGCTCTGGAGGTGCTGCCTGGCGGAGGCTGGGACAACCTGCGTAACATGGACATGGGCCGAGTCATGAACATGAGCTACTTCCAATGCCAGACCACCGAGGACGGGATCTACCTCATCCCAGATGAGGTGTTTGTCATCCCCCATAAAAAAACACGCGTGGAGACGATCTCAGAGATAATCAGCTCGTGGCTGGAGCAGAAGAGCTCAACAGCTAACTCCATCAATGCTGATGTATCCTTTCACTCCAAGCTAAATGCTAAATTTTCCCAAGAGAACCTAAGGATGAAAACACATCAGGTCAAAGATTCTTCAACTACAGCCAGAGTGCAG GTTCGTAACCTGATCTACACAGTAAAGGCTTATCCAGACTTCACTCTTGACACTCGCTTTGCACAACAAGTCAAAGAGATCGCCAGCGCCATTGAGAACAACCAAATAAGAAATGCAGACTACCTCTCAGAGAAGATGGTTCTGGATTATGGGACCCATGTAATCACGAGTGTTGATGCTGGGGCTGCTTTGGTTCAGGAAGACTACCTCAGCTCGTCATATGTGTCGGACAGTACATCAGACAGTTCAAGCATCAAAGCACAGGCAGGGTTAAACTTCTTTGACAAACTTAAGTTTGACATAAGTAGTAATAGCACCCAACAGAGCTCTTCACTTGAGACATACCGGTCTAAAGTCCAGTACTCTCTCATCCAAAGCCATGGTGGCATTCCTTTCTATCCTGGCATCACTCTGCAGAAGTGGCAGGAAAGTATCAAGAACAACCTGGTTGCTATTGATCGCGCTGGACTTCCTCTGCACTACTTCATAAATACCAACACCCTCCCTGATCTGCCACAGCCCACCATTGAGAAAGTTGCTCTCTCTGTGAGTCAGGCCATAGAGCGATACTACAAGATCAACATGAGGCCAGGATGTGTGGACATCAACTCCAAGAACTTCAACTTCCAAGCCAACGTAGATGATTCATCCTGCGAGGGGCTGGCTAACAACCTCAACTTTGGTGGAGTCTACCAAGAATGTGTTCCATTCAGCGCAGATGCAGGCCCTCTATGTGCCCCCTTAGCCCAGAAAAACCTTGACACAGGTGATTCGTCCTGTAGTCCTCCTTACATCCCCACTTTACTGAGATCAGAAGTGAGACAGCAGGGTTACACTACGCATGACTGCTATGATGAATCATATCCATGTGGGTTTTTAGAGCTTTTTGACTGTGATCGCCAAGTGTGTGAGGACAACTACCATGTTCGCTCTGCACACATTAACACCTACTGGTGTTCTGTAAATGGAGAGGCCCCAGAAAACTCAGGGTATCTGTTTGGAGGGATTTACAGCCCCTCTCTCCTGAACCCCCTCACAAATGCCAAAAGCTGCCCACAAAACTTCATTCCTGTAAAGTTTCTCTCCGATGGACAGGTAATCTGTCTGAGCAAAGACTACGAGGCTGGCAACAGATATGCAGTGCCGTTTGGAGGCCTCTTTAGTTGTCAGTCAAGCAACCCACTCGCTAACTCCCAACATCGCTGCCCTCCCAAGTTCAGTCAGCATCTCGCCTCAGTGAGCGATGGCTGTGAAATCCTTTACTGTGTCCAGTCAAAGGCATTCACAGAAGGGCAGCTGCTTCCTGTTCATCTGCCTCCATTCACTAAACCTCCCCTTGTCAGCATGCATGCCAACAATACTGTGTTGGTGATGACTGAAGGAGATAAGAGCTGGATCAGAGGAGGTCAGACAAGTTCGTGGAAACTGGCTACACAAGGGGAGATCAAGAAAAGCCTCCAAAGTCTTAACCAAGTGCTTGATGACATGTCTATTGGAGAGCAGGCTGGGTTAATATGTGGGGTGATTGGGTTGATGATGGTGCTGGTGGTGGCGGTGGCAACAGTCCTGgtgaagagaaggaggaggctgTCTGGGTTTAACGCAGCTAGAGGTGATGAAGATACACATGGAGAGGCTGAACAACATGAGGAAGAGAGAGTTGCACAGCAAGATGACccttga